A DNA window from Chitinibacter fontanus contains the following coding sequences:
- the acs gene encoding acetate--CoA ligase → MSGIDSVLKETRLFPPSDDFRVNANVSGIEGYNALCEKANNDYEGFWGDLGKSLLDWKKPFTKVLNSDNAPFYKWFEDGVMNVSYNCIDRHLETKANKVAIIFEADDGSVTRVTYRELYHRVCQFANGLKSLGVAKGDRVVIYMPHTIEAVVAMQACARIGAIHSVVFGGFSAGALRDRIQDAQAKVVITANETVRGGKATPLKSITDEALGLGGCESVSKVVVFQRTSTKPEHWNEERNIWWHKLVKDQADTCEPEWVEAEHPLFILYTSGSTGKPKGIQHSSAGYLLGTQVTMKWVFDYKESDVYWCTADVGWITGHSYIAYGPLGIGATQVVFEGVPTYPDASRFWQMIEKHEVTTFYTAPTAIRSLIKLGGDLPKKYDLSSLRLLGTVGEPINPEAWMWYYEVVGGSRCPIVDTWWQTETGCNMIAPLPGAVATKPGSCTLPIPGIMADIVDESGAQVDLGKGGFLVVSKPWPSMVRNIWGDSDRFKKTYFPEDYNGKLYLAGDSAHRDENGYIWIMGRIDDVLNVSGHRLGTMEIESALVANPLVAEAAVVGKPHDIKGESVVAYVVLKGARPEGEEAKRIAKELREWVAHEIGKIAQPDEIRFGDNLPKTRSGKIMRRLLRDIAKGLEITADTSTLENPAILEQLRQSAI, encoded by the coding sequence ATGAGTGGTATCGATTCTGTTTTGAAAGAAACCCGTCTGTTCCCGCCATCGGATGATTTCCGCGTTAATGCGAACGTTTCTGGCATTGAAGGCTACAACGCCTTGTGCGAGAAAGCGAACAACGATTACGAAGGTTTCTGGGGCGACTTGGGCAAATCCCTGCTCGACTGGAAAAAACCTTTTACCAAAGTATTGAACAGCGACAACGCGCCGTTCTACAAATGGTTTGAAGATGGCGTGATGAACGTGTCATACAACTGTATCGACCGTCACCTCGAAACCAAAGCCAACAAAGTAGCAATCATTTTTGAAGCCGACGATGGCTCTGTAACCCGCGTAACCTACCGCGAGCTGTATCACCGCGTTTGCCAGTTTGCTAATGGTCTGAAATCATTGGGCGTTGCTAAAGGCGACCGCGTTGTGATCTACATGCCACACACCATCGAAGCCGTCGTTGCGATGCAAGCGTGTGCGCGTATCGGTGCGATTCACTCAGTGGTATTTGGCGGTTTCTCGGCTGGCGCATTGCGCGACCGCATTCAAGATGCGCAAGCGAAAGTCGTGATCACGGCCAACGAAACCGTGCGCGGCGGTAAAGCAACGCCACTGAAATCCATCACCGACGAAGCCTTGGGCTTGGGTGGTTGCGAGTCAGTATCCAAAGTAGTGGTGTTCCAACGCACTAGCACCAAACCAGAACACTGGAACGAAGAGCGCAATATCTGGTGGCACAAACTGGTGAAAGACCAAGCCGACACCTGCGAGCCAGAATGGGTTGAAGCAGAACACCCACTGTTCATTTTGTACACTTCAGGCTCAACCGGTAAACCTAAAGGCATCCAGCATTCATCAGCAGGCTACCTGCTCGGCACGCAAGTGACGATGAAATGGGTGTTCGACTACAAAGAATCAGACGTTTACTGGTGCACGGCCGACGTGGGTTGGATTACTGGCCACTCTTACATCGCCTACGGCCCGCTGGGCATCGGCGCAACACAAGTCGTGTTCGAAGGCGTGCCAACCTACCCAGATGCATCCCGCTTCTGGCAAATGATTGAAAAACACGAAGTAACTACGTTCTACACCGCGCCAACTGCGATTCGTTCATTGATCAAACTCGGCGGTGATTTGCCGAAGAAATATGATCTATCATCATTGCGCCTGTTGGGCACGGTGGGTGAGCCGATCAATCCGGAAGCTTGGATGTGGTATTACGAAGTAGTCGGTGGCAGCCGTTGCCCAATCGTGGATACTTGGTGGCAGACAGAAACTGGCTGCAATATGATCGCCCCACTGCCAGGTGCTGTTGCGACAAAACCAGGTTCTTGCACTTTGCCGATTCCAGGCATTATGGCCGACATCGTTGATGAATCAGGCGCACAAGTAGATCTGGGCAAAGGTGGTTTCCTCGTGGTGAGCAAACCTTGGCCATCAATGGTACGTAACATCTGGGGCGACTCTGATCGCTTTAAGAAAACCTACTTCCCAGAAGACTACAACGGCAAATTGTATCTGGCTGGCGATTCAGCGCACCGCGATGAAAATGGCTACATCTGGATCATGGGTCGTATCGATGACGTATTGAACGTATCAGGCCACCGCCTCGGCACGATGGAAATCGAGTCTGCGCTGGTAGCTAACCCACTGGTTGCCGAAGCAGCCGTGGTCGGTAAACCGCACGATATCAAAGGCGAATCAGTCGTTGCCTACGTGGTACTGAAAGGCGCTCGCCCAGAAGGCGAAGAAGCCAAACGTATTGCGAAAGAGCTGCGTGAATGGGTAGCTCACGAAATCGGTAAGATCGCTCAGCCAGACGAGATCCGTTTTGGTGACAATCTGCCAAAAACTCGCTCAGGTAAGATCATGCGCCGCCTGTTGCGTGATATCGCGAAGGGCCTAGAAATCACTGCGGACACTTCTACTTTGGAAAACCCAGCGATTCTGGAGCAATTGCGTCAATCCGCAATCTAA
- a CDS encoding nicotinate phosphoribosyltransferase, with translation MRLNPVTAIDGYKVDHRRQYPDNTEIIFSNLTARTTRRDYTDEMVFFGLQHFVKDFLIESWYKDFFQQPKDEVIRRFARRINNYLGPNNVGTQHIADLHDLGYLPIKIMALPEGTVYPVRVPCLVIYNTDERFFWLTNYLETILSTNIWGMCTSATTAHEYKKILTQYALETDGGTEFVNWQGHDFSFRGMFGAEAAMMSGAAHLLSFTGTDTIPAIDFLEDYYGANSDLELVGGSVAATEHSVMCAGGMDNELETFRRLIEDIYPEGIVSIVSDSWDFWLVMTDFTVRLKDKILARNGKVVFRPDSGDPVNVICGDANAPVGSPEHKGAVECLWDVFGGTTTSKGYKLLDAHVGVIYGDSITFERARAICAGLKAKGFASTNIVFGIGSYTYQYVTRDTDGFAVKATFAKVAGQDREIFKAPKTGDGTKNSAKGLVAVYKNAEGKLYLKDQATWDEVNQCEFIPVFENGRLLNETTLAQVRARLAATL, from the coding sequence ATGAGACTCAACCCAGTTACCGCGATTGATGGCTATAAAGTCGATCACCGCCGTCAGTATCCGGACAATACCGAAATCATTTTTAGTAATCTCACCGCGCGCACCACGCGCCGCGATTACACCGATGAAATGGTGTTTTTCGGCCTGCAGCACTTTGTAAAAGATTTTCTGATCGAGAGCTGGTATAAAGATTTCTTCCAGCAACCTAAAGACGAAGTGATTCGCCGCTTTGCGCGCCGGATTAATAATTATCTGGGCCCGAATAATGTCGGCACGCAGCACATTGCCGATCTGCACGACTTGGGCTACTTGCCGATCAAAATTATGGCGCTGCCAGAAGGTACGGTTTACCCAGTGCGCGTGCCGTGCTTGGTGATTTACAACACCGACGAGCGTTTCTTCTGGCTGACCAATTATCTGGAAACAATTTTATCGACCAACATCTGGGGTATGTGCACCAGTGCCACTACAGCACACGAGTACAAGAAGATACTCACCCAGTATGCTTTGGAAACCGACGGCGGCACCGAGTTTGTGAATTGGCAAGGCCACGATTTTAGCTTCCGCGGCATGTTTGGCGCGGAAGCGGCGATGATGAGTGGCGCAGCGCACTTGCTCAGTTTTACCGGTACCGACACGATTCCGGCGATTGATTTTCTGGAAGACTACTACGGTGCAAATAGCGATCTGGAGCTGGTCGGTGGCAGCGTGGCGGCGACCGAGCACTCGGTGATGTGTGCGGGCGGCATGGATAACGAGCTGGAAACTTTCCGCCGCCTGATCGAAGACATTTACCCGGAAGGGATTGTCAGTATCGTGTCCGATTCATGGGATTTCTGGCTGGTGATGACCGACTTCACTGTACGCCTGAAAGACAAAATCTTGGCGCGCAACGGCAAAGTGGTGTTCCGTCCTGATTCGGGTGATCCGGTGAATGTGATTTGCGGCGATGCCAATGCGCCCGTTGGCAGCCCCGAACACAAAGGCGCGGTGGAATGCTTATGGGATGTGTTTGGCGGCACGACCACCAGCAAGGGTTACAAATTGCTTGATGCACACGTGGGCGTGATTTATGGCGATTCGATCACGTTTGAGCGGGCACGCGCGATTTGTGCGGGCTTAAAAGCCAAAGGCTTTGCGTCGACCAATATCGTGTTTGGCATCGGCAGCTACACCTATCAGTATGTAACGCGTGACACCGACGGTTTTGCTGTGAAAGCCACCTTTGCCAAAGTAGCGGGGCAAGATCGCGAGATTTTCAAAGCACCGAAAACCGGCGACGGTACTAAAAACTCGGCCAAAGGCTTGGTGGCGGTGTACAAAAATGCTGAAGGCAAGCTGTATCTGAAAGATCAGGCGACTTGGGATGAAGTGAATCAGTGCGAATTTATCCCCGTATTTGAAAATGGCCGCTTGCTCAATGAAACCACGCTGGCGCAAGTACGCGCTAGATTGGCGGCGACGCTGTAA
- the prs gene encoding ribose-phosphate diphosphokinase: MSCNNVRSSYDLPAQGAASDALKLFQFGSGEQHVQVLQQSAARVQIRYRYTGDASIMQLLLLTDALKRQGASEIDLLIPYFPGARQDRVCNDGEALSVKVYADLINQQRYRQVTLFDPHSDVVVALLDRAQVVKNYALIERVLSQLGNDVVLVSPDAGANKKVFALATHLGGLPVIRADKIRDVRNGAIVDTEVFCGDLSGKTALIVDDICAGGRTFIELAKKLKQKNCARIVLAVSHFEGTANLQLLANSGIDAVYTTNSINDLSSDDFLTIQDIWSLMPTNPCEGEQK, from the coding sequence ATGAGCTGCAATAATGTGCGATCTAGCTATGATTTACCCGCGCAAGGCGCGGCGTCTGATGCCTTAAAGTTGTTTCAATTCGGCAGCGGCGAGCAACATGTGCAGGTGTTACAGCAGAGTGCAGCGCGCGTGCAAATTCGCTACCGCTACACCGGCGATGCGTCGATCATGCAGCTGCTTTTGCTAACCGATGCACTCAAACGCCAAGGTGCGAGCGAGATTGATTTGCTGATTCCGTACTTTCCCGGTGCGCGGCAAGATCGAGTGTGTAATGACGGCGAGGCTTTGTCGGTGAAAGTGTATGCCGATTTGATTAACCAGCAGCGCTATCGCCAAGTCACTTTGTTCGACCCGCACAGCGATGTGGTCGTCGCCTTGCTTGATCGGGCGCAAGTGGTGAAAAACTACGCACTGATTGAACGAGTACTTAGCCAGTTGGGTAACGATGTAGTGCTGGTGTCTCCCGACGCGGGTGCGAATAAAAAGGTGTTTGCGCTGGCGACGCACTTGGGCGGTTTACCGGTGATTCGGGCCGACAAAATTCGCGATGTGCGTAACGGCGCGATTGTCGATACCGAGGTGTTTTGTGGTGATTTATCCGGCAAAACCGCGCTGATCGTTGACGATATTTGCGCCGGTGGCCGCACCTTTATCGAGCTGGCGAAAAAGCTGAAGCAGAAAAATTGCGCGCGCATCGTGCTGGCGGTGTCGCACTTTGAAGGAACGGCCAATCTGCAGCTATTAGCAAACAGCGGCATCGACGCGGTTTACACCACCAACAGCATTAATGATTTAAGCAGTGATGACTTTTTAACCATTCAGGATATTTGGTCGCTAATGCCAACTAATCCATGCGAAGGAGAGCAAAAATGA
- a CDS encoding NrtR DNA-binding winged helix domain-containing protein, giving the protein MAFKNPLFTVDSVLFTVHNNTLKVLLVQRAEAPFLGQWALPGGFVDVDQDANTDATAHRKLRDKTGFTPQYLEQLQVISGAQRDPRGYSVTLAYYALVAHQNVSPKIASVALAQWIAVQDLPQYTLAFDHAHIIALAQARLQQKTLYSMIPAFCLPERFTIAQLQQVIETIIEKPIQRKSLMRRLEASDMFAALDEKTSSGGRLAQLYSIKAGADLVNFERNLMAKDE; this is encoded by the coding sequence ATGGCGTTTAAAAACCCACTATTCACCGTCGATAGCGTGCTTTTTACCGTGCACAACAACACACTCAAAGTGCTGCTGGTGCAGCGCGCCGAAGCGCCTTTTCTTGGCCAGTGGGCGCTACCCGGCGGGTTTGTCGATGTCGATCAGGATGCCAACACCGACGCCACCGCCCACCGCAAATTGCGCGATAAAACCGGCTTTACGCCGCAATATCTGGAGCAGCTACAGGTGATTTCAGGCGCACAGCGCGATCCGCGCGGCTATAGCGTCACACTGGCCTACTACGCGCTAGTCGCCCACCAGAATGTCAGCCCCAAGATCGCCAGTGTGGCGCTGGCGCAATGGATTGCAGTGCAGGATTTGCCGCAATACACCCTCGCCTTCGATCACGCCCATATCATCGCGCTGGCGCAAGCGCGGCTACAGCAAAAAACGCTGTACTCAATGATCCCCGCCTTCTGCCTGCCCGAGCGTTTTACGATTGCACAGTTGCAGCAAGTGATTGAAACCATCATCGAAAAACCCATCCAGCGCAAAAGCCTGATGCGGCGCCTTGAAGCGAGCGACATGTTTGCAGCCTTAGACGAAAAAACAAGCTCGGGCGGGCGCTTAGCGCAACTGTATTCGATTAAAGCGGGGGCGGATTTGGTGAATTTTGAGCGTAATTTAATGGCAAAAGACGAGTAG
- a CDS encoding potassium channel family protein, which produces MKPSELREYSFLTWLLERLFRFLQLLSVATWLMGTRIGAQTQFAQVQDPVAITKRRGRQIEAYVVVWFVLEILLVTFANTLQKPLQCFATFVAAYRVLDILQATLNLNVFDRLRTSSKHVFVASLARTAILSVWNFFESIFCFAIVYSVNQQLLKHGYGKIDAFDPIYFSTITQLTIGYGDVMPMSWLRGVAVVQGACGFLLGVFAVSRVISFLPRTPSVLGDE; this is translated from the coding sequence ATGAAGCCGAGTGAACTTCGCGAGTACAGCTTCCTGACTTGGTTGCTTGAACGTTTGTTTCGATTTCTGCAGTTGTTATCCGTTGCGACTTGGTTGATGGGAACACGAATTGGTGCGCAAACCCAATTCGCTCAAGTGCAGGATCCCGTCGCAATTACAAAGCGGCGAGGAAGACAAATTGAAGCCTATGTCGTTGTATGGTTCGTGCTGGAAATACTGCTGGTTACGTTTGCCAACACTCTTCAAAAACCTCTTCAATGCTTCGCAACATTCGTCGCAGCCTATCGCGTTCTGGACATTCTGCAGGCAACGCTAAATCTCAACGTGTTCGACCGCTTGCGAACTTCGTCGAAACATGTTTTCGTGGCGAGCCTTGCTCGCACCGCGATATTGAGTGTATGGAATTTCTTTGAATCAATTTTCTGTTTCGCGATTGTCTACTCGGTAAACCAGCAACTTCTAAAGCATGGCTACGGCAAGATTGATGCCTTCGATCCTATCTATTTCAGTACCATTACGCAGTTGACTATCGGCTATGGCGACGTAATGCCTATGTCTTGGTTGCGTGGGGTCGCGGTAGTTCAGGGAGCTTGTGGCTTCTTGCTTGGGGTATTTGCTGTTTCAAGAGTAATTTCGTTCCTTCCAAGAACCCCATCGGTTTTAGGTGATGAGTAA
- the uvrB gene encoding excinuclease ABC subunit UvrB yields MFVEYPDSPYQLFQPFPPAGDQPTAINQLIEGLDDGLRFQTLLGVTGSGKTFTMANVIARTGRPAIILAPNKTLAAQLYAEMREFFPKNAVEYFVSYYDYYQPEAYVPSRDLFIEKDSAINEHIEQMRLSATKAMLERKDCIIVATVSAIYGIGDPSSYHAMILHLVEGEQIGQRDIIKRLTTMQYDRNELDFSRGHFRVRGDVIDIFPAESAELAVRVSMFDDEIERISLFDPLTGHVKQRVGRYTIFPSSHYVTPRDTVMRAIETIKDELRDRLAFYYKEQKLVEAQRLEQRTRFDLEMLTEMGFCKGIENYSRHFSGKPAGSPPPTLLDYLPKDGLMILDESHVMIGQVGAMYKGDRSRKENLVDYGFRLPSAMDNRPLKFEEFERLMPQTIFVSATPADYEAQHQGQVVEQVVRPTGLVDPIIEVRPVGTQVDDLLSEIKKRTEIGERVLVTTLTKKMSEQLTDYLAEHGVKVRYLHSDIDTVERVEILRDLRLGVFDVLIGINLLREGLDIPEVSLVAILDADKEGFLRSERSLIQTIGRAARNLNGKAILYADRITNSMEKAIGETQRRREKQIAFNVANNITPRGVVKRIKDIIDGVYNAEEATAARLEEKKQRIVAEMDQKQLAKELKRIEKEMMNAAQNLEFEKAAQLRDELKQLRDRAFGHE; encoded by the coding sequence ATGTTTGTTGAATATCCCGACTCGCCGTATCAACTATTTCAGCCCTTCCCGCCTGCAGGTGATCAGCCGACGGCGATCAATCAGTTGATCGAGGGGCTGGATGATGGCTTGCGCTTTCAGACTTTGCTCGGCGTCACCGGCTCGGGCAAGACGTTTACGATGGCGAACGTGATTGCGCGCACGGGGCGGCCGGCGATTATTCTGGCGCCGAATAAAACGCTGGCGGCGCAGCTGTATGCCGAGATGCGCGAGTTTTTCCCGAAAAACGCGGTCGAGTATTTCGTCAGCTATTACGATTACTACCAACCCGAAGCCTATGTGCCGAGCCGCGATCTGTTTATCGAAAAAGATTCGGCGATTAACGAGCATATCGAGCAGATGCGTCTCTCCGCGACCAAGGCGATGCTGGAGCGCAAAGACTGCATTATTGTTGCCACCGTTTCGGCGATTTACGGGATTGGCGACCCAAGCTCGTACCACGCAATGATTTTGCATCTAGTCGAGGGAGAGCAGATCGGCCAGCGCGATATCATCAAACGTCTGACGACGATGCAGTACGATCGTAATGAGCTTGATTTCTCGCGCGGGCATTTTCGGGTGCGTGGCGATGTAATTGATATTTTCCCCGCCGAATCAGCCGAGCTGGCGGTGCGCGTGTCGATGTTCGATGACGAAATCGAGCGCATTAGTTTATTTGACCCGCTCACCGGCCATGTGAAGCAGCGCGTGGGTAGGTATACGATTTTCCCCAGCAGCCACTATGTCACGCCGCGCGATACCGTCATGCGCGCAATTGAAACGATCAAAGACGAGTTACGTGACCGACTGGCGTTTTATTACAAAGAGCAAAAACTGGTCGAGGCGCAAAGGCTGGAGCAGCGCACACGGTTCGATCTGGAAATGCTCACTGAAATGGGCTTTTGCAAAGGCATCGAGAACTACTCGCGGCATTTCTCCGGCAAACCAGCCGGTTCGCCACCGCCGACGTTACTCGACTATCTGCCCAAAGACGGCTTGATGATTCTGGACGAAAGCCATGTCATGATCGGCCAAGTCGGCGCGATGTATAAGGGCGACCGTTCGCGCAAGGAAAACCTCGTCGATTACGGTTTCCGCCTGCCTTCGGCAATGGACAACCGCCCGCTCAAATTCGAAGAATTCGAGCGGCTGATGCCGCAAACGATTTTCGTCTCGGCCACGCCTGCCGATTACGAAGCGCAGCACCAGGGCCAAGTCGTCGAGCAAGTCGTGCGCCCGACCGGTCTGGTCGATCCGATTATCGAAGTGCGCCCCGTGGGTACGCAGGTCGATGATTTGCTGTCCGAAATTAAAAAGCGCACCGAGATTGGCGAGCGCGTACTGGTAACGACGCTGACCAAAAAAATGTCCGAGCAGCTCACCGATTATCTGGCCGAGCACGGTGTGAAAGTGCGCTATTTGCACTCGGATATTGATACGGTCGAGCGCGTTGAAATCCTGCGCGATTTGCGTTTGGGCGTGTTTGACGTGCTGATCGGGATTAACTTATTGCGCGAAGGCTTGGATATTCCCGAGGTATCGCTGGTGGCGATTCTGGACGCCGACAAGGAAGGCTTCCTTCGCAGCGAGCGCAGCCTGATCCAAACCATCGGTCGCGCAGCGCGTAACCTGAACGGTAAGGCGATTTTGTACGCCGACCGCATTACCAATTCGATGGAAAAAGCCATCGGCGAAACGCAACGTCGCCGCGAAAAACAAATTGCGTTTAATGTCGCCAACAACATCACGCCACGCGGCGTAGTGAAACGTATTAAAGATATCATCGACGGAGTGTATAACGCTGAAGAAGCCACCGCGGCGCGCTTGGAAGAGAAAAAGCAGCGCATTGTGGCCGAGATGGATCAGAAACAATTGGCCAAAGAGCTCAAGCGCATCGAAAAAGAAATGATGAACGCGGCGCAAAATCTGGAGTTTGAAAAAGCGGCGCAATTGCGTGATGAGCTGAAACAATTACGCGACCGAGCATTTGGGCATGAATAA
- the fosX gene encoding FosX/FosE/FosI family fosfomycin resistance hydrolase, which produces MQSISHLTFIVKDLERMARFLCEGLGATEVYDSGAQTFSVAPEKFFLLGEIWIAAMQGEPPAERSYQHVAFAVNEDDLAAITARLITLGIEIKPPRPRIAGEAQSLYFYDFDNHLFELHTGTLAERLSSYREKL; this is translated from the coding sequence ATTCAGAGCATCAGCCATTTAACTTTTATTGTAAAAGATCTGGAACGGATGGCGCGCTTTCTGTGTGAAGGACTAGGCGCGACCGAGGTTTATGACAGCGGTGCGCAAACGTTTTCTGTAGCGCCGGAAAAATTCTTTCTGCTCGGCGAGATTTGGATCGCTGCGATGCAAGGTGAGCCACCGGCCGAGCGCAGCTATCAGCATGTGGCTTTTGCGGTGAATGAGGACGATTTAGCGGCGATCACCGCGAGATTAATTACGCTGGGCATCGAAATCAAACCGCCACGTCCGCGCATCGCAGGTGAAGCCCAATCGCTGTATTTTTATGATTTCGACAATCATTTATTTGAATTGCACACCGGCACACTGGCGGAACGACTGAGCAGCTACCGAGAAAAATTATAG